The following coding sequences are from one Burkholderia stabilis window:
- the hpaE gene encoding 5-carboxymethyl-2-hydroxymuconate semialdehyde dehydrogenase, with protein MTIKHWIDGREVESRETFTTLNPATGEVITDVASGGEAEVDAAVRAAKEAFPKWANTPAKERAKLMRKLGELIEKNVPMLAALETQDTGLPIAQTSKQLIPRASENFNFFAEVCVQMNGRTYPVDDQMLNYTLYQPVGVCALVSPWNVPFMTATWKTAPCLALGNTAVLKMSELSPLTADQLGRLALEAGIPPGVLNVVQGYGATAGDALVRHPDVRAVSFTGGTVTGKRIMERAGLKKYSMELGGKSPVLIFDDADFDRALDASLFTIFSINGERCTAGSRIFVQRTIYDRFVQEFARRANNLVVGDPSDPATNLGAMITRQHWEKVTGYIRIGEQEGARVVAGGADKPAGLPDHLRNGNFVRPTVFADVDNRMRIAQEEIFGPVACLIPFEDEEEGLRLANDTAYGLASYIWTQDVGKVHRLARGIEAGMVFVNSQNVRDLRQPFGGVKESGTGREGGEYSFEVFAEIKNVCISMGSHHIPRWGV; from the coding sequence ATGACCATCAAGCACTGGATCGACGGCCGCGAGGTCGAGAGCCGCGAGACCTTCACGACGTTGAACCCGGCGACGGGCGAAGTCATCACCGACGTCGCGTCCGGCGGCGAGGCCGAAGTCGACGCGGCCGTGCGCGCGGCCAAGGAAGCGTTTCCGAAATGGGCGAACACGCCTGCGAAGGAGCGCGCGAAGCTGATGCGCAAGCTCGGCGAGCTGATCGAGAAGAACGTGCCGATGCTCGCCGCGCTCGAGACGCAGGACACCGGCCTGCCGATCGCGCAGACCAGCAAGCAACTGATTCCACGCGCCTCCGAGAACTTCAATTTCTTCGCGGAAGTGTGCGTGCAGATGAACGGCCGCACGTATCCGGTCGACGACCAGATGCTGAACTACACGCTCTACCAGCCGGTCGGCGTGTGCGCGCTGGTCTCGCCGTGGAACGTGCCGTTCATGACCGCGACGTGGAAGACGGCGCCGTGCCTCGCGCTCGGCAACACGGCCGTGCTGAAGATGTCGGAGCTGTCGCCGCTGACGGCCGACCAGCTCGGCCGGCTCGCGCTCGAAGCGGGCATTCCGCCGGGCGTGCTGAACGTCGTGCAGGGCTACGGCGCGACGGCCGGCGACGCGCTCGTGCGCCATCCCGACGTGCGCGCGGTGTCGTTTACCGGTGGCACGGTTACGGGCAAGCGGATCATGGAGCGCGCGGGGCTCAAGAAGTATTCGATGGAACTCGGCGGTAAGTCGCCGGTGCTGATTTTCGACGACGCCGATTTCGACCGCGCACTCGACGCGTCGCTGTTCACGATCTTCTCGATCAACGGCGAACGCTGCACCGCGGGCTCGCGGATCTTCGTGCAGCGCACGATCTACGACCGCTTCGTGCAGGAATTCGCGCGTCGCGCGAACAACCTGGTGGTCGGCGATCCGTCCGATCCGGCCACGAATCTCGGTGCGATGATCACGCGTCAGCATTGGGAGAAGGTGACGGGCTACATCCGCATCGGCGAGCAGGAAGGCGCGCGCGTGGTCGCGGGCGGCGCGGACAAGCCGGCAGGCTTGCCCGACCATCTGCGCAACGGCAACTTCGTGCGGCCGACCGTGTTCGCCGACGTCGACAACCGGATGCGCATCGCGCAGGAAGAGATCTTCGGGCCGGTCGCATGCCTGATCCCGTTCGAGGACGAGGAGGAAGGGCTGCGGCTCGCGAACGATACGGCCTATGGTCTCGCGTCGTACATCTGGACCCAGGACGTCGGCAAGGTGCACCGCCTCGCGCGCGGCATCGAGGCCGGGATGGTGTTCGTGAACAGCCAGAACGTGCGCGACCTGCGTCAGCCGTTCGGCGGCGTGAAGGAATCGGGCACGGGGCGCGAAGGCGGCGAGTACAGTTTCGAGGTGTTCGCGGAGATCAAGAACGTGTGCATCTCGATGGGTTCGCATCACATTCCGCGCTGGGGCGTGTAA
- the hpaD gene encoding 3,4-dihydroxyphenylacetate 2,3-dioxygenase gives MGKLSLAAKITHVPSMYLSELPGRHHGCREAAIRGHQLIGERCRALGVDTIVVSDVHWLVNAGYHVNCNAQFSGTYTSNELPHFIRDMQYAYPGNPALGRLIAETASARGVATRAHEIDSLELEYGTLVPMRYMNGDQHFKVVSIAGWCMWHTLDESRRFGEALLEAIEKSDSNVAFLASGSLSHRFNDNGSPEESIHEISREFFRQVDLRVVELWKQGDFKTFCAMLPEYNTHCHGEGGMHDTAMLLGLLGWDRYDKPVEIVTDYFASSGTGQINAIFPLR, from the coding sequence ATGGGCAAACTGTCCCTCGCCGCGAAGATCACGCACGTGCCGTCGATGTACCTGTCGGAATTGCCCGGCAGGCATCACGGCTGCCGCGAAGCGGCGATCCGCGGTCATCAGCTGATCGGCGAGCGCTGCCGCGCGCTCGGCGTCGACACGATCGTCGTGTCGGACGTGCACTGGCTCGTCAACGCGGGCTATCACGTGAACTGCAACGCGCAGTTTTCGGGCACGTACACGAGCAACGAGCTGCCGCACTTCATCCGCGACATGCAGTACGCGTATCCGGGCAACCCGGCGCTCGGCCGGCTGATCGCCGAGACGGCCAGCGCGCGCGGGGTCGCGACGCGCGCGCACGAGATCGACAGCCTCGAACTCGAATACGGCACGCTCGTGCCGATGCGTTACATGAACGGCGACCAGCATTTCAAGGTGGTGTCGATTGCGGGCTGGTGCATGTGGCACACGCTCGACGAAAGCCGGCGCTTCGGCGAGGCGCTGCTCGAAGCGATCGAGAAGAGCGATTCGAACGTCGCGTTCCTCGCGAGCGGTTCGTTGTCGCATCGCTTCAACGACAACGGCAGCCCCGAGGAATCGATCCACGAGATCAGCCGCGAATTCTTCCGGCAGGTCGACCTGCGGGTGGTCGAGCTGTGGAAGCAGGGCGATTTCAAGACGTTCTGCGCGATGCTGCCCGAGTACAACACGCATTGCCACGGCGAAGGCGGCATGCACGACACCGCGATGCTGCTCGGTTTGCTCGGCTGGGATCGTTACGACAAGCCGGTCGAGATCGTCACCGACTACTTCGCGAGTTCGGGCACCGGGCAGATCAACGCGATCTTCCCGTTGCGCTGA
- a CDS encoding 5-carboxymethyl-2-hydroxymuconate Delta-isomerase: protein MPHIVVEYTANIRDDARIPALLRTINATLIAQGGVFPTGGIRSRAIELQDYCVADGTEDDAFVHVTLKIGSGRTDAQKKAACDALFDAIKAHFAELYAKRYLALSMELTEFSESGSYKHNNIHARYKRAG, encoded by the coding sequence ATGCCTCACATCGTCGTCGAATACACCGCGAACATCCGCGACGACGCGCGCATTCCCGCGCTGCTGCGCACGATCAACGCCACGCTGATCGCGCAGGGCGGCGTGTTCCCGACGGGCGGCATCCGTTCACGCGCGATCGAATTGCAGGACTACTGCGTCGCCGACGGCACGGAGGACGACGCGTTCGTCCACGTGACGCTGAAGATCGGCTCGGGCCGCACCGATGCGCAGAAGAAAGCCGCGTGCGACGCGCTGTTCGACGCGATCAAGGCGCATTTCGCCGAGCTGTACGCGAAACGCTACCTCGCGTTGTCGATGGAACTGACCGAGTTCAGCGAAAGCGGCTCGTACAAGCACAACAACATCCACGCCCGCTACAAGCGGGCCGGCTGA
- the hpaH gene encoding 2-oxo-hept-4-ene-1,7-dioate hydratase has protein sequence MLEPAIIDQLARRLHDAERERKQIRQISLDHPDITIDDAYAIQRAWVTLKLAEGRTLKGHKIGLTSKAMQYTSQIDEPDYGALLDDMFFADGGTIPTGRFIVPRVEVELAFVLGKRLTGPNCTIFDVYDAVDYVVPALEIIDARSQSIDPDTKRPRKVFDTIADNAANAGVVIGGRPVRPQDVDLRWVAAIMSRNGVVEETGVAAGVLNHPANGVAWLANRLSRFDVALEPGQIVLGGSFTRPCAARPGDTFSVDYGPLGTIQCYFE, from the coding sequence ATGCTCGAACCCGCCATCATCGACCAGCTCGCGCGGCGTCTGCACGACGCCGAGCGCGAACGCAAGCAGATCCGCCAGATCTCGCTCGACCATCCCGACATCACGATCGACGACGCGTACGCGATCCAGCGCGCGTGGGTGACCCTCAAGCTCGCGGAAGGCCGCACGCTGAAAGGGCACAAGATCGGCCTCACGTCGAAGGCGATGCAGTACACGTCGCAGATCGACGAGCCGGACTACGGCGCGCTGCTCGACGACATGTTCTTCGCGGACGGGGGCACGATTCCGACCGGCCGCTTCATCGTGCCGCGCGTCGAGGTCGAGCTCGCGTTCGTGCTCGGCAAGCGGCTGACCGGCCCGAACTGCACGATCTTCGACGTATACGACGCGGTCGACTATGTGGTGCCCGCGCTCGAGATCATCGACGCACGCAGCCAGTCGATCGACCCCGACACGAAACGGCCGCGCAAGGTGTTCGACACGATCGCCGACAACGCGGCGAACGCGGGCGTCGTGATCGGCGGGCGGCCGGTGCGGCCGCAGGACGTCGACCTGCGCTGGGTCGCGGCGATCATGTCGCGCAACGGCGTGGTCGAGGAAACGGGCGTCGCGGCCGGCGTGCTGAACCATCCGGCGAACGGCGTCGCGTGGCTTGCGAACCGGCTGTCGCGCTTCGACGTTGCGCTGGAGCCGGGCCAGATCGTGCTCGGCGGCTCGTTTACGCGGCCGTGCGCGGCGCGGCCGGGCGACACGTTCAGCGTCGACTACGGCCCGCTCGGGACCATTCAGTGCTACTTCGAGTGA
- the hpaI gene encoding 4-hydroxy-2-oxoheptanedioate aldolase has translation MQIPSNVFKAALARGDAQIGLWLGLANPYSAEVVAGAGFDWLLIDGEHAPNTVPSILAQLQAIAPYPSQPVVRVPWNDPVIVKQVLDLGAQTLLVPMVQSADEARAAVAATRYPPHGIRGVGSALARASRWNRVGDYLHRANDEMAVLVQVETGKGLDAIDEIARVEGVDGVFIGPADLAADLGHLGHPGHPDVQAAIDGAIRTIKAAGKAPGILSADETAARRYLEAGALFVAVGVDTTLLARSAERLAAQFKGGGGDAVKKGDGTY, from the coding sequence ATGCAGATTCCGTCGAATGTCTTCAAGGCCGCGCTCGCGCGCGGCGACGCGCAGATCGGGCTGTGGCTCGGTCTTGCGAATCCGTACAGCGCGGAAGTCGTCGCGGGCGCCGGTTTCGACTGGTTGCTGATCGACGGCGAGCACGCGCCGAACACGGTGCCGTCGATCCTCGCGCAGTTGCAGGCGATCGCGCCGTATCCGTCGCAGCCGGTCGTGCGCGTGCCGTGGAACGATCCGGTGATCGTCAAGCAGGTGCTGGATCTCGGCGCGCAGACGCTGCTCGTGCCGATGGTGCAGAGCGCCGACGAGGCGCGCGCGGCCGTCGCCGCGACGCGTTACCCGCCGCACGGGATTCGCGGCGTCGGCAGTGCGCTGGCGCGCGCGTCGCGGTGGAATCGCGTCGGCGACTACCTGCACCGCGCGAACGACGAGATGGCGGTGCTCGTGCAAGTCGAGACGGGCAAGGGGCTCGACGCGATCGACGAGATTGCGCGCGTCGAAGGTGTCGATGGCGTGTTCATCGGGCCGGCGGATCTGGCGGCCGATCTCGGGCATCTCGGCCATCCGGGGCATCCGGACGTGCAGGCCGCGATCGACGGCGCGATCCGGACGATCAAGGCGGCCGGCAAGGCGCCCGGCATTCTCAGTGCCGATGAAACGGCTGCGCGGCGCTATCTGGAAGCGGGCGCGCTGTTCGTCGCGGTCGGGGTCGATACGACGCTGCTCGCGAGAAGCGCGGAGCGGTTGGCGGCGCAGTTCAAGGGGGGCGGCGGCGACGCGGTGAAAAAGGGCGACGGCACGTATTGA
- a CDS encoding AraC family transcriptional regulator, which translates to MSDPLLPARFITSDDGPFVVAAALSQRDPRITPPHAHARGQLVGALSGLLTIGLDDQDWVVPAIHAIWIPPHCRHSLRSFGPISGWSAFVAEARCAALPDTPRAIRASPLLREAVQRAASWNGSELNDAQTRIADVILDEIATSEVESLSLARPRDAQLVRITDALATNLADNRRLEEWAEWAGISARTMSRRFVAETGLTFAQWRQQARLLRALERIADGVPVTTIALDLGYDNVSAFIDMFRRALGTTPGRYLETGRRGSA; encoded by the coding sequence ATGTCCGATCCGCTCCTGCCCGCCCGATTCATCACGTCCGACGATGGCCCGTTCGTCGTCGCGGCCGCCCTGTCGCAACGCGATCCGCGTATCACCCCGCCGCACGCGCATGCCCGCGGCCAGCTCGTCGGCGCGCTGAGCGGGCTGCTGACGATCGGCCTCGACGACCAGGACTGGGTCGTGCCGGCGATCCACGCGATCTGGATTCCGCCGCATTGCCGCCACTCGCTGCGGTCGTTCGGGCCGATTTCCGGCTGGTCGGCGTTCGTTGCCGAAGCGCGCTGCGCGGCGCTGCCGGACACGCCGCGCGCGATCCGCGCGTCGCCGCTGCTGCGCGAAGCCGTACAACGCGCCGCGAGCTGGAACGGTTCGGAACTGAATGACGCGCAAACGCGGATCGCCGACGTGATCCTCGACGAAATCGCGACATCGGAAGTCGAATCGCTGAGTCTCGCGCGGCCGCGCGACGCGCAGCTCGTGCGCATCACCGACGCGCTGGCCACGAATCTCGCGGACAACCGGCGGCTGGAGGAATGGGCCGAGTGGGCCGGCATCAGCGCACGGACGATGAGCCGGCGTTTCGTCGCCGAGACGGGGCTGACGTTCGCGCAGTGGCGTCAACAGGCAAGGCTGCTGCGAGCGCTGGAGAGAATCGCCGATGGCGTGCCCGTGACGACGATCGCGCTCGATCTCGGGTACGACAACGTGAGCGCGTTCATCGACATGTTCCGGCGTGCGCTGGGGACGACGCCGGGAAGGTATCTGGAAACCGGCCGTCGCGGAAGCGCGTAG
- a CDS encoding quinone oxidoreductase family protein — MKAAVVTGAGERPVHMEFEAPRAMPGHRLVDVTASALSRIAQARASGTHYSSEGRYPFVVGVDGVGRLDDGQRIYFFGAPAPFGAMAERTLAPDTQCVPLPDALDDVTAAAIAIPGMSSWAALTERARLVAGETVLVNGATGTSGRLAVRIAKHLGAARVIATGRNAAALQALLSAGADAVVSLQQDDAHLARALEPHFRAGVDVVLDYLWGASAQTLLVAAAKATPDGRRLRFVQIGSIGGADVLLPGAVLRATAIELMGSGIGSVSLPRLLGAIRGVFDAVAPAGLAIDTRTVPLSAVGEHWGDADSRVRPVFVMRAD, encoded by the coding sequence ATGAAAGCTGCAGTCGTGACGGGCGCCGGCGAGCGTCCCGTCCATATGGAATTCGAAGCGCCGCGCGCGATGCCGGGCCACCGCCTGGTCGACGTGACGGCGTCCGCGCTGAGCCGGATCGCGCAGGCGCGCGCGTCCGGCACGCATTACTCGTCGGAGGGACGTTATCCGTTCGTCGTCGGCGTCGATGGCGTCGGCCGTCTCGACGACGGGCAGCGCATCTATTTCTTCGGCGCCCCCGCGCCGTTCGGCGCGATGGCCGAGCGCACGCTCGCGCCCGACACGCAGTGCGTACCGCTGCCGGACGCGCTCGACGACGTCACGGCCGCGGCGATCGCGATTCCCGGGATGTCGTCGTGGGCCGCGCTGACCGAACGCGCGCGGCTCGTCGCGGGCGAGACGGTGCTCGTCAACGGCGCGACGGGTACGTCGGGGCGGCTGGCGGTGCGGATCGCGAAGCATCTCGGCGCAGCCAGGGTGATCGCGACGGGCCGCAACGCGGCCGCGCTGCAGGCCTTGCTGAGTGCCGGCGCGGACGCCGTCGTGTCGCTGCAGCAGGACGACGCGCATCTGGCGCGTGCGCTCGAACCGCATTTCCGTGCGGGCGTCGACGTGGTGCTCGACTATCTGTGGGGGGCCAGCGCGCAGACGCTGCTGGTTGCCGCGGCGAAGGCGACGCCCGATGGCCGTCGGCTGCGGTTCGTGCAGATCGGTTCGATCGGCGGCGCGGACGTGCTGTTGCCGGGCGCCGTATTGCGCGCCACCGCGATCGAACTGATGGGCAGTGGTATCGGCAGCGTGTCGCTGCCGCGCTTGCTGGGTGCTATCCGCGGTGTGTTCGATGCGGTCGCGCCGGCGGGCCTCGCGATCGACACACGCACGGTGCCGCTGTCGGCGGTCGGTGAACATTGGGGCGATGCGGATAGCCGGGTTCGTCCGGTATTCGTGATGCGCGCCGACTGA
- a CDS encoding DUF6402 family protein has translation MVHDKDRIPYLKINKLIWKWKLCDGNNGGIPACDLGLSLAMAPPVSESSVEQSPPVPRVYKRDSLDKMVDDIERVAAAFSRFKKWLDTPVPPKQLKSTEKERRVPPFDIQQIPDAMRKEHMPVSAKLMERWFAGKLNYSTTLKNQRNEINQNGELYLESMIDRTTIKMDWVLKHARAKRQYDNLVNVDIYSARAYETLKDILGRYRRRGDVSPWTVSGYDIRRLHKEFQFQRAAVESSFEQKALQAVRRLPDAGVPDDLTGALGAFNLYAAVGRVIFDDEGKKATVTNIVVYVRDGYSFEGAADSRSQYLGHWSKNGVIIVPSYTAANLADQPWFDFPVVSGSTVANLYEPGKVYYPVRNRSFRDWQARHHRGGDFIIFSDYRPIMLDKPITVYFE, from the coding sequence ATGGTGCACGATAAAGATAGGATTCCGTACTTAAAGATCAACAAGCTGATTTGGAAATGGAAGCTATGCGACGGGAACAATGGGGGCATCCCGGCGTGTGATCTCGGTCTGTCACTAGCAATGGCTCCGCCGGTGAGCGAGTCGTCAGTAGAGCAATCTCCACCCGTTCCGCGGGTCTACAAGCGCGATTCGCTCGACAAGATGGTGGACGACATCGAAAGGGTTGCGGCTGCATTTTCTCGTTTCAAGAAGTGGCTGGATACGCCTGTTCCGCCCAAGCAACTGAAGTCGACGGAGAAGGAAAGGAGGGTGCCGCCTTTCGATATCCAGCAAATTCCCGATGCTATGCGCAAAGAGCATATGCCTGTTTCGGCGAAACTGATGGAGCGGTGGTTTGCAGGAAAGCTTAACTACTCGACTACATTAAAAAATCAGCGGAACGAGATCAATCAGAACGGTGAACTCTACCTGGAGTCGATGATTGATCGAACTACCATAAAAATGGATTGGGTTCTCAAGCATGCGCGTGCAAAGAGGCAATACGATAATCTTGTGAATGTCGACATATACAGCGCGCGTGCATATGAAACCCTCAAGGACATTCTTGGTCGTTATCGCAGGCGCGGGGATGTATCGCCTTGGACGGTCAGCGGGTACGATATCCGCAGGCTACACAAGGAATTCCAGTTTCAGCGCGCGGCTGTAGAGAGTTCCTTTGAACAGAAGGCTTTGCAGGCTGTGCGGCGGCTTCCGGATGCCGGTGTTCCTGACGACCTGACCGGTGCGTTGGGGGCATTCAATCTTTATGCGGCGGTAGGGCGCGTTATCTTTGACGACGAAGGTAAGAAGGCGACGGTTACCAATATCGTTGTATACGTTAGGGATGGTTATTCCTTTGAGGGGGCTGCAGATTCACGATCCCAGTACCTAGGCCACTGGAGCAAAAACGGTGTGATTATCGTACCAAGTTACACTGCAGCGAATCTTGCAGATCAGCCATGGTTTGACTTTCCGGTCGTGTCCGGCAGTACGGTTGCAAACCTCTATGAACCAGGGAAGGTTTACTATCCGGTCCGGAATCGCTCATTCCGAGACTGGCAAGCCAGACACCATCGAGGTGGCGATTTCATCATATTTTCCGACTATAGGCCGATCATGTTGGATAAACCAATAACGGTGTACTTCGAATGA
- a CDS encoding porin, translating to MKSRAERSLRAAVLTGSAAVASVAAGAAHAQSSVTMYGIMDAGIEYTNHAAPEGGSSVKLKSGNKNTSRWGLRGVEDLGGGLKAVFRLESGIDLANGAFDDGPDSIFARRATVGLKGKWGELTLGRNYTVTYDYILPFDPMGYAQNYSWATSSMATGGRKDGMFTRSSNAVRYDGEFSGFKFGAMYGFGNVPGSVKTSSKYDFALGYETGPFAAVVTFDRQNGAADSVTPADTVNYIQGIHAGLSYDFGNLKTMAGYRNYKRTFRTTAANQLSDMYWVGGSYQFTPTFSLIAAVYHQNVKGGTDADPTLVSLRANYALSKRTVLYAAGAFAIAKHDQKVGVSRDFAGYGTTQVGVTAGIQQRF from the coding sequence ATGAAGTCACGCGCAGAACGTTCCCTTCGCGCCGCCGTCCTGACCGGATCGGCCGCCGTCGCCAGCGTCGCGGCCGGCGCCGCGCACGCGCAGTCGTCGGTCACGATGTACGGGATCATGGATGCCGGCATCGAATACACGAACCACGCGGCGCCCGAAGGCGGCAGTTCGGTCAAGCTCAAGTCGGGCAACAAGAACACGTCGCGCTGGGGGTTGCGCGGCGTCGAGGATCTCGGCGGCGGGTTGAAAGCGGTATTCCGCCTCGAAAGCGGGATCGATCTCGCGAACGGCGCCTTCGACGACGGCCCCGACTCGATCTTCGCGCGCCGCGCGACGGTCGGCCTGAAAGGCAAATGGGGCGAGCTGACGCTCGGCCGCAATTACACCGTCACCTACGACTACATCCTGCCGTTCGACCCGATGGGCTACGCGCAGAACTACTCGTGGGCGACGTCGTCGATGGCGACGGGCGGCCGCAAGGACGGCATGTTCACCCGCTCGTCGAATGCGGTGCGCTACGACGGCGAATTCAGCGGCTTCAAGTTCGGCGCGATGTACGGCTTCGGCAACGTGCCGGGCAGCGTGAAGACCAGCTCGAAATACGATTTCGCGCTCGGCTACGAGACCGGCCCGTTCGCGGCGGTCGTCACGTTCGACCGGCAGAACGGTGCGGCCGACAGCGTCACGCCGGCCGATACGGTCAACTACATTCAAGGCATCCACGCGGGCCTGAGCTACGACTTCGGCAACCTGAAGACGATGGCCGGTTATCGCAACTACAAGCGCACGTTCCGCACCACGGCGGCGAACCAGTTGAGCGACATGTATTGGGTTGGCGGGTCGTACCAGTTCACACCGACGTTCTCGCTGATCGCGGCCGTCTATCACCAGAACGTCAAGGGCGGCACCGATGCCGACCCGACGCTCGTGTCGCTGCGCGCGAACTATGCGCTGTCCAAGCGCACGGTGCTGTACGCGGCGGGCGCGTTCGCGATCGCGAAGCACGACCAGAAGGTCGGCGTGTCGCGCGATTTCGCGGGATACGGGACCACGCAAGTCGGCGTGACGGCGGGGATTCAGCAGCGGTTCTGA
- a CDS encoding ABC transporter ATP-binding protein, producing the protein MDKLIVDDLHLSYGANPILKGVSFELKAGEVVCLLGASGSGKTTLLRAVAGLEQPSDGRIQLDDRVFFDGAKRVDLPVEQRSLGLVFQSYALWPHRTVADNVGYGLKLRRVAPAEQKHRVQSALDQLGLGHLAERFPHQLSGGQQQRVAIARALVYNPPVILLDEPLSNLDAKLREEARAWLRELIVSLGLSALCVTHDQTEAMAMSDRILLLRNGRIEQEGTPAELYGSPRSLYTAEFMGSNNRIDARVASIDGECVTLAGDGWELRALARDTFAPGQDAQAVIRLERVQVTDGPGANRLQADLVTSMYLGDRWEYLFHCGDMRLRAFGHVPRAAGKHWIEFPTNDCWAFAKAG; encoded by the coding sequence ATGGATAAGCTCATCGTCGACGATCTGCATCTCAGCTACGGCGCCAACCCGATCCTCAAGGGCGTGTCGTTCGAACTGAAGGCCGGCGAAGTCGTGTGCCTGCTCGGCGCGTCGGGCAGCGGCAAGACCACGCTGCTGCGCGCGGTGGCGGGCCTCGAACAGCCGTCCGACGGCCGCATCCAGCTCGACGACCGCGTGTTCTTCGACGGCGCGAAGCGCGTCGATCTGCCGGTCGAACAGCGTTCGCTGGGCCTGGTGTTCCAGTCGTACGCGCTGTGGCCGCACCGCACCGTCGCCGACAACGTCGGCTACGGGCTGAAGCTGCGCCGCGTCGCGCCTGCCGAACAGAAGCACCGCGTGCAGTCCGCGCTCGATCAGCTCGGCCTCGGCCATCTTGCGGAACGCTTTCCGCACCAGCTGTCGGGCGGCCAGCAGCAGCGCGTCGCGATCGCGCGCGCGCTCGTCTACAACCCGCCGGTGATCCTGCTCGACGAACCGCTGTCGAACCTCGACGCGAAGCTGCGCGAGGAAGCGCGCGCGTGGCTGCGCGAGCTGATCGTGTCGCTCGGGCTGTCGGCGCTGTGCGTGACGCACGACCAGACCGAAGCGATGGCGATGTCCGATCGCATCCTGCTGCTGCGCAACGGCCGCATCGAGCAGGAAGGCACGCCGGCCGAGCTGTACGGCTCGCCGCGTTCGCTGTACACGGCCGAGTTCATGGGCAGCAACAACCGGATCGATGCGCGCGTCGCGTCGATCGACGGCGAATGCGTGACGCTCGCCGGCGACGGCTGGGAGCTGCGCGCGCTCGCCCGCGACACGTTCGCGCCCGGCCAGGACGCGCAGGCCGTGATCCGGCTCGAACGCGTGCAGGTGACCGACGGCCCGGGCGCGAACCGGCTGCAGGCCGACCTCGTCACGTCGATGTATCTCGGCGACCGCTGGGAATACCTGTTCCATTGCGGCGACATGCGCCTGCGTGCATTCGGCCACGTGCCGCGCGCGGCCGGCAAGCACTGGATCGAATTCCCGACCAACGACTGCTGGGCGTTCGCGAAAGCGGGCTGA